The Gouania willdenowi chromosome 5, fGouWil2.1, whole genome shotgun sequence sequence ggaaataaaaacgttgtatcgggacatccctagtatcAGTGAGAGGAAAAGCACTGGTAGATTATATTGTGATGTCACATTTTACTAatatcagtccctccaggatttcgcgATGTTGCAATCGCAACTATTAACGCAAAAATCAAGCAAACTCAGCGAAATCAGTGCGGCattgcaatttttccaaaagcccGCAACTGTCCCGCAACTTCGCTGAAAAAAAGCGCTTTTAGCgctttagagtagccattataggaaaaaataaagaacataAAAACCATTTATTTGGATGAATGAATATacagtacaacaacaaaaaagttataataataacagcatgtgcaatggagaggtagaagccaataggcttacaaatgAAAGgctgatataataggataaggatataatataatagtctTATCCTATTGAGGacataataggataaggatatttgatcaggcaacCGTGTGGGCAGCTGCAGCCAACGCTTGACTGACGGAAGGACCCCAACAATTATGTCATGAGTGtatcaattgtctttcataatcaatgtgccatataaaaaaagtatatcaggctcaaatatcggctttagatatcggccatcggctaaatttcttttaaaaaatcgaTATCTGCCGATATTTCAGGCCAATAGagtgatttttaaatgaaatcaaataaCACAATCACATGGAagttgttcttactgtttacctCCAATGATGGTCCTGATCAGTGATGCGTGTCCCGGACAGTCCACCAGGGTGAATTGCAGGCTGTCATATTGTAGCTTGCCCCCACAGTCCCGGAGGTGATCCGGCAGGTCCACGGTGAAGGAAGAGAAGCCCAGATCCAGAGTGATCCCCCTCTCTCTGGACTGCGGGTTCTTGTCGAAGGCAGCCGTGGAGGCGGTGCTGCTCAGAGCCCGGGCCAGAGACGTCTTACCGCTGTCCACATGTCCGAGGACCCCGACGTTAAAGTTTAACGTGTTAGTGCGGCCGTCGGCAGATTCCGACATTTTTCTGATCAATCTGATCAAAGATTAACACCCGGTGTAAAGGTCCACACCTGGAGCTGGACCTAACTCAGTCCGTCAACAAACAATACAGAAATTAACAAAGATCtgatttaaatactttttttttttttatgataaacTACAAAACACAATAGCTCAACTTAACTGACAAAGTTGACAGAGCTGCGGAGCGTGGTTTCAATAATGTCTTCCCCAGGTGAACATGAGCTGAAGCGGAACCTTCGACACttaactaaaacaaatgtgaaaacaaagtttatatatatatctctgTAAACCGCACGGGACGCACTACAAACTAATTATTacgtaataaaaaaacaaactcagagTTAAGTGCGAAATCACAGAGTGCAATTACGAACACagccacacaaaattattcttcgtcgttttgttttttggcgaGTGGCACATAAATTGACACATAATTGGCCAATGGGAGTTAAGAAAATATTTACACTATCCAATAGATTTTCAAAACAGCGCAGAGAGGCGTTACCTTTGGTATCACTTCCGGGTCTTTCCCCTAGTAACCCGCATGGAAACCAATTTCCCTGTGTTTTGAGTTTCGGCGCCGATTGCTGCGCGTGGAGCAACAGACTGGGGCACGAGAACCGCTCTTATTTGTCTTGTATTGCGTCTCGTATATGTTTTAAGTAGTACAGTGTCACGGAATAGCACAGCTATGAAAATTGAGGAGGTAAAAAGCACTACCAAAACCCAACGGATCGCCTCTCACAGTCATGTTAAAGGACTCGGGCTAGATGAGGCCGGTTACGCTAAGCAGAGTGCATGTGGCCTGGTGGGCCAGGAGGCTGCTAGAGAGGTAAGTCTACCTCTACCACACTGCGACCACATTTTATACTTGTACTCAATTAAAAACTGGTTTTATTTCCCACAAAGGTGGCTTAATTTAGCAGTCAGCTGAATGCTATCACTGCTAACACCGTTAGCACGGTGGTGTCGCTGTTTCATCCGGTTGTCAGGGCCAACAATTCTATGAATTCAAATCAAAACTATACAAAGTTACAGGGTCGCAAACATTATAACAATATAACTTAATCATAACcatgtttgtctttttgaatagtatgttatggtttaatttattcagacaactgttactacggaaatccactttgatcgaAACATGTCAAGTGATCAAAGTGTATTTCCTcagaaacagttgtctgaataaattaaaccataacaTTCTAAGGAATTAGAACTTTGTGACTTCAAATTTACCTTATATTTCAACATTCAACTtggaaaaaataagtaaattaaaaaaagttatttcatTATTAGTGATGGCAGTTTTTAGGTCGTTTGGTTtgcagtaaaaataacaatttatttagtttttgagttgACATACATTTGTctgagctttttaaaaaaaaaaaaaaagaaagaaaaataataaatgttattcaTAATCAGAAATGTGGCTGATACATTTAGATTATCAAGAAGAAATGCCAAATCCTTCTTATATAGAAAGGAGGCAATTTACACTACTTTCACTGGACCCAAGTACACAATACTGGTAATATTAAACTTTATATGAGAATATTGGCTTTcaataatactttttttaacaAGTTGAATCTGCAATTGATCAGCACATCCAGTTTACCTTTAAGGAATACTCAaccaaaattacaaagaaaGTTCAACTGAAACACTATATTAATAGTTTAGTCTTTCTATTATATTactataattaatattattagcaGCCTTTACTTGTCAGAATGAgaggtgatttaaaaaaaaaaaaacatttaaatgcacGCTTGTGGAGATCGACATGTTTAACAAACTGACGTAGTTattactcaaggaagtgctccatttattattattattattattattattatttcacataaCTTCAACAGGTTTTATGAGACTAGTTTAAAGGCAATATGCAAGTCAgatgaatttatttatatatatttatttatcatgtttccCCCTGCGACCCTAAAAAGGAGCATGCgagttggaaaatggatgggttatatttctgtattttctcattttagtAATTGTCCATGTATTTGCAGGTTCAGATCTGTTGTCCAAGAGAAGGAAGTgcatgaaaatgtaaatttagaAAAATCTGCTCATAAATGTAACTCTGTATTATTTGAGACTAAATATTTTCACTGTACTTGAACAAAAGCCACATTCAAAGCATTTGAGAACAATGTGTCACTGCTGTCATTAGggataatttttaaaaaaatggctaATCGATAAATCATAATTTATTATTGATGATAATGAATCGATTCCTACATTTCCAAAGATCcattatttacatatttcaaATTTTAACGCAAACCACGTGAATCCTGCTTATTTGGATATTTCCATTACACTACTATACAATATTGAACGGGCTGTGAGGTGTTACTTAAAAGACAAGTTGTGTCATGAACAGGCTGACTAATGGTTAATGGAAGATCAATAATTAGCAATAATAATTGAGAATCTGAATAAATAATCGGTTCGTAATCAAATAAGACTTTAATAATCGGATACACATTGAAAATGGGCTGATTTACCATGCTGAGCTGTCATCAAGATGTTTGTTTATCAAAATGTCTAATATTTTGTATTGAGACTATTTCtgtacaatttttttctttaaaaattaatgcatttctgtattttcaGGCTTGTGGCATTATTGTTGAGCTGATCCGATCCAAAAAGATGGCAGGAAGAGCAATTTTACTGGCAGGCCCACCTGGAACTGGGAAGGTATCAACCCAGTGCTTTGTTCTCATGACACAGTGATAACTGATTGTGGCTACTACtggtaatatttacatttttaatttgtaattttttaccTTCAGACCGCCCTCGCTCTGGCTGTAGCACAGGAGCTGGGAAACAAGGTGCCTTTCTGCCCCATGGTGGGCAGTGAAGTTTATTCAgctgagattaaaaaaacagaagttcTGATGGAGAATTTCAGACGAGCCATTGGTGAGTGTGATTTAAATTGTAGATGCTGAGAAGTAGTTTAGCTGTATGTGCTGTGTTAGTTTCATAAAGTTGAATCCTTTTTAATAATCCTTTGTTTCTGCACCGTGACTGTAGCGTTTATGAGCAGTCAGTGTTGTATTCTGCTTACACTGACCTGTATTTAACCCGTGTggagaaacagaaacagaacaGGAGATATAAAGATGAGCTTTGATGAGAGACTGGTTGAAGAGGTCCCAAAGTAGAATTAGTAAGAATTTCTCTTTTGTAAAGCAAGCAACAAGAGCAGCTCCTCCTCGTCGTCAGTGAAGGACGCCATGATTGAAAATGTAAACGCCGCGCAAAGGATTGTGGGGAAAGAAttctgggaaatgtaggattttaaggGAATTTACCAAGAAACCACTATGTGATGTTCCGCTCCAAGTCCGCTCTAGTATATGAGGTCGGAGGAGTGCGGACAATCCGCCCGAGTATGTTAGAGCcttaacatggttccccaattttccattaaattacaattgagaatttttatagaattttcatggcaattacaaagtcaattatctaaactcaatgaCAATTGAAttgtgattacaacagcaaccgattttttaaaattttgattatgcaataattgtaattaattatcaattacacgataacaattataattgaccctaaccctgctgCCCACATTCAGGTCTGCGCATCAAAGAAACAAAAGAGGTATATGAAGGAGAGGTGACTGAGTTGACTCCCTGTGAGACTGAAAACCCGATGGGTGGCTATGGAAAGACCATCAGCCACGTCGTCATTGGCCTGAAAACCGGCAAAGGCACAAAGCAGCTGAAGGTGAGACCAAGAGCATCAATCAGGTTCTGTCCTCTTTCACATACCTGGTTTTAACAAACCTCTGTGAGGCTGTACGTTTAGTGCAGCCCAATCAAATATTACTTAAGAGACAACTGTACTCTTAAGTGAAATAAATCCTTATCTtactagggctgaacaattttggaaaataatctaattgagACTACACAAAAGCCTGTTTTAGTGTTGTAATAAAGttaatatttaaatgaacatattCATtgagatatataaatataaaatgcacacaagtatttcatattatttatcAAATTATATCCTTAATTCCAACCATCAGCTAACATCCAAGCTAACCTGACTTTTTTTGAACGGCTTGGTCCAAAAACTTACACTCATAGACAAAGTTTCCCCAATTCCGTTTCAGGGTGAACTGCGTCATGTCCATGTGAATTTGAACTAAAGTACCAACAGCTAAACGTGTCTTTGTACCAGTGCCTTTCTGCCTGTTCtggatttgaatgcagtcataataatctgaagcTCTTGTTtttcacaacacattaaaaacactcttcagatgaagctctgcattcatttttagtCACAGGATGACATGATCACTATTCAAACCGTAACAATTGGACGTATTTGTccgtttgctacacttgctagaCATTTAGTCCCCTGTTTTTCAGTGAGAAATAGGATATAAATGTGTGCTATTACCCAAAACATACAATGGatatatttctgtgttttatcAGGGcaagattttaaataaagaggagGGTGGGGGATGGTTCATATtgctttttctattttaaaacatgaattctgtgtttttcacCACTTCACTTTCTCAACGTTGGGTGTAAGCTACATACTCACAAGTATTGCTGTGTATGGAAAAAATCATATCATAGAGAAAGTTAAACAAACATTGGTTTTGCGTTTAAACCAGTTTACCACCAGCACTAACAGACTCACTTTGAGCATAAATGATTGTTtgggtttgtttttatcttataGGAAGGCTTATATTTAAAGAAAGAAcagtttaaaatatgtgtgagCCTAAACTGTTGTGTCTGTAGCTCGACCCCAGTATCTATGAGAGTCTTCAGAAGGAGCGAGTGGAAGTGGGAGACGTCATCTATATTGAAGCAAACAGTGGAGCAGTCAaggtaaacacatttattcacacacTTGTTAAAAAGTAAAATGCAATGGATTCAAAATAGAAATGTAAGGAATTTATTGGTTGTTGGTAAAATTCCTCAACTCACAATGGCAGTTGTTTCCAGAGCTGCATGTGTTTGTCCTCTGTAGTCATTCATGGTGTCATGTTTTCATCTCTCATCTCTGCATGAAAGCTCCACTTCTTCTCTTCTGCTCTTTCTGGAATGAAAATCCCCTCATTCCTGCATCTCTTCGTGCTCCCTCTATCTCTCCATCTGAGTCTTTTCCAACAGCAGGGCTTGTGCCCCGTGTTGACAGGCAGCGATGATGGTTCCTTTAATCAGCTCAGGTGGGCCAGCGTAATTCAGAGGGCAGAGCACGAGCGCTCGCTGATACATTTGTTGCTGTTGAAAGCAGACTCATGACTCGCCTTCTTGGACTTCTTCATCCGTCAGCTGCGCCGTCGCCTCTCGGTGATGAACTGGCACGAGGTTCAATCATCCACCTGCTGGGCTTCCTCTCCACCTGCTGTCTTTACCGCTCCGCTCTGCTGGAGCTCTGGCAGCTGCTCAGTCCTGTCAGAAAGCACCGAGTTGTTCTTTAATcactacattttctgttggtcTGTTTCACAGAGGCAGGGTCGCTGTGATACCTTTGCCACAGAGTTTGACCTTGAGGCGGAGGAGTACGTGCCGCTGCCTAAAGGAGACGTGCACAAAAAGAAGGAGATTGTGCAAGATGTGACGCTGCATGACCTGGATATAGCAAATGCTCGACCGCAGGTACACGACTgccaaatatacacaatgattaACAATGTATATCCTCTCAGAGTTTGTATTTGATATATGAAAATGCATGTTTGTGTTAACaatgtgtactgtatatatattttttgaagttGTTGGGACAGTGTAATTGCTTTCATCATCAAAGgaatttatatttttctatatcaTTTGATTGATTCTAGTAAAGCATTGGTTCCCAAAcctttcacagtcccgtaccccttcagactttgatcctgaagccatgtacctccTACACCTGCATacctaaaaacataataatgtcatatacaatgtagccctacagtgaaatttgtctctatTCCTCAACAGAATCGGTAAAATTTAgtgtatgattaaaaaaaaaaaaaagaacttcttattcagaattatcactcaatttgtttatttatttggccTACGCAAAGTCTTgttctatattttgttttcatgtttgtcaccACCGGGGTTGACTTACAGAGACTAATAtataatttgtggcaatgcatggaggctcctgactactggttaatttatattttagtttccaATGCTATCacgctgtttaaaaaaaaaaaaaaaaaaaatccatgtacTCCAATGAAAATTTGCGTACGTTACTTTGGGAATCAAGGTAGTAAAGCACTCGGTATTAAATTTtagtgtgttgtttttggtaacACACTAATACAAGAGTGTCTATATTAAAATGACACACAGTAGGTTgtcatagttttgtttttgtcacgtTGTTTTGTGGCGGATGAAAATGGCAAATCATAGTTAAATACATGTAGCAAAGTAACATGGACAttctttgtgtgtatgtgtgttctCCTAGGGAGGACAGGACATTCTGTCTATGATGGGGCAGCTGATGAAGCCTAAAAAGACGGAAATCACAGGTAATGTGAACTGAATCCTCACACCACAGGCTGTCCATTCTGGTCTGTGACGGAGGGTTGTTTCATCTCTTCAGATAAGCTGCGTGCTGAAATAAACAAAGTAGTGAACCGGTACATTGACCAGGGTGTGGCTGAGCTGGTTCCTGGTGTTCTCTTTGTGGACGAGGTGCACATGCTGGACATCGAATGTTTCACTTACCTCCACAGAGCGCTGGAGAGCAGCATCGCCCCCATCGTGGTGTTTGCTTCCAACAGAGGCAACTGTCTGATCAGGTAAAGCAGGAAATGAGAGGGTGTCGCTCTTTAACGTGCACATGTGAACTTATTTACTTTGCTGTTTTTCAGGGGCACAGAAGACATCAGCTCACCACACGGGATTCCTCGGGATTTGCTGGACAGGGTGATGATAATCCGCACCATGATGTACACGCCGCAAGAGATGAAGCAGGTACGCTCAACTACAGGACTGACAGATTCAGCTGGTCAGTGTTTGATTGAGTTGCACACATCATATTAACAAGGCCTCATTTTCTAGATCATCAAGCTCCGCGCTCAAACTGAAGGGATCAGCATCAGTGAGGAGGCTCTGTCCCACCTGGCAGAGATTGGCACAAAGACCACCCTCAGGTACAGACATGCACGAAACCTCTGCTTAATTTTGGATTACTTTGTAATCCTTGCACATGATCCTGCTTTAATGTTAAGTgtttgtttgaaaatgaaaaattaccAGCATCAACATTACTGAAAGAAATAAAGGTCCAAATCTTTTGCTCGTGGCCAAATTTGTGCAGCTTCAAATCATTTTTGAACCAACAGAAGATAAGCATCACATGAACAATGGTTCAAGGCAATATAAAAGCAATAACTTTGTGATCATCTATTTTTAATAGTATTGTAAAGAATTTGTATGAAACCTTCTGCATTAAAATTGgttatttttagttttctaacaaaaaataaatgaattgatttCAATTctgaaaaatttttttaaagggtcaaaaaagtgttttttttttttttttaatgaaaagaaaTACAGCAGACGTTGCAGAGGATTTATAATATTTGACATGACATCAAATAAATTTGTGTTCGTGGATTTAAGAACTTGACTCCTTTCTCTTTCCTCTCAGATATGCTGTGCAGCTGTTAACACCAGGCAGCCTGCTAGGTCGCGTTCAGGGAAAAGAGGCGGTGGAGCGAGAGCAGGTGGAGGAAATCAACGAACTCTTCTATGACGCCAAGTCTTCAGCAAAAATCCTCCAAGACCAGCATCACAAATATATGAAATGAAACTCCTCATAAAGTTCTGTAACACCCTGTTGAGTATTTCCTAATATTATTTCTAATTGTGGCTTTGCTGTGCTGTCCATGCTGTGCGGACAGACATTCTCAGTTTGTGTgtaaacttttaaaataaaaatacaatttcaattcatttccattctttttttaatgacttgTGACCAGGGATGCCAGGGTGAAATTGGTCAAGGGGTCAAATTTATTTAAGTGAGTCTTTAGAGGGTTGAATTACACTTTCAGCCTGAAAGACCAAACACTGACTCAGAACATGGATATGCTGTTTGAAATCATTCATAAAGGCCTacacatcaaaaataaattacattttcaccACAATAGCCTCACAATGAGGCCTACAATTACATATCAGCCTAAAGCAAGTGACCCTCTAAAAATGTAACATTGTCCTATTCATGCAAGTAGTCTACATTTGTAAATtagaaacaaaatacattttatataaataaCAAGTGTAAACTGTAAATTACTCTGATAATATTTATTGAAGACTTGAACATGAAAACATGCCAATGCATAATTAGGCTAATTAAAAGTAGGCCTAAACCAGTCACAGAAAGTAAGTGCCAGAATAAAGTAATCCAACAATAGACCAAGTGACTAAATATCCCGTaggaattagtaaaacaaaaaggttcTTGAAAAAATAGCCAAATATGACTTATCTTAAAACATTGCAATGGCTCAATAACTGATGGCACATTAACTTTGCCAGTCATCACCAGTAAACTCCACCCACATTTCCACACACCCATGCCTATGGCACTAGCCTACTGTACAGCCTACATCAATCAACCCCACCCCTTTTATTCCCCTCCCACCCATATCACATAGAATTATGATAAATGTAGAGACAAACCTTCTTcagctacattttacttgtaGAAGCCCAGACACCTTTTAACTTTCACCAGCTtagctcagctgcagctgaggcaaCAACAGACAAACTGACGGATTCCACCAAAATTAAAGAGGACATATGTATTATGCTAtatttcacccatctccatttattctaagatccccaacaacatagtgtttgaggtttattttcccaaacacgcctgttttctggagttttagtctctgaaaagtgactttctgactaATTCTAAAACCAGGCtgtgtgagtgggcgtgtctatagacgcagaCATATGACTCCACACAATAGTTGATTACTAGCgactttcttttgctattcacacactcttgttgttgttttccgccaaaaacctgcacattacagtaaaacacatggatatttaagcagatattgtgattgtgagtcagaaaaacactgcagcTGCGCACACGGCgagctgagtcagctgcttcaacctacgttgctttattgtcatcatCTCATGAAGACATTACAGGAATAGttcattcaaggtgatagttcGCTGTTTTGCACAACCGCtgtgtcgcattgtgtcacaaacacagtgttgccagattcgTTGTTCATGTTTGGGCTGTTCTAAGATGTGATTGGGCTGGAAATTGTCCATCTGATCTTGCAACACTGATTCCCGATTTTAcgtgtgacgtcacaaatgtaaaaaatttgAAACGGGCAAATTTCTTTGTgttataagacttacacagaccacaaaaaaACGACTGGATGGGTTTATTTCACATgttgtgtgctggtggacacaaaaataacttaaaacatTAGATTTTCTCTCCCCTCTCCCATATCAACCACAGGCCAGATGTGATGTTCAGTCGGGCAGGACGAGCCGTAACCATGGCAACCCTGGCCTAGACGAACAAAGTAGGCATTGACACGTTTAtatattttgaacaatttaTTTTCATACTAAACGGGTTTGGAATTTGCAGCATTGATACATCAGTGTATGTAATTCTGTGGattttcctttgaagtttccttctACTTGTTTTCTGGGtgtaaaaagctgtttttgGTTATGCTACCGAGTAAATAAAATCTGCACATTTACTGCCCTATAGGAAATAACATTACAAATCACTGGATCACACTTCATCATTGTATTTAGTGAAATGACACAATGTAATCAAGCTGAGTGTGATAATTACATTACCAATAGGGACAAGAGAAGAAGGCTATAATTCATAAATGGGATAAAACACCTGCAGACATGATCTATTATAGAGGTGTGTATGTTTGCATATGTCAGACGCCTTTCAGCCAGAGTTCCCTCTATTTTCTGGGAGGCTGGGCTGATCGTGTGTTGAAAACCGTCTCTGCTCCTGATCTTCCTCCACTGAACACCGATGGAGCAGCCTTACCAATCTTCTCTGTGGACAGACATGAATCATGTATGTTCTTATTACAAAGACAGAGACAAACATCTGATTGTTCCCTTACGGCGATGCTTGGGGGAGACACAAGTCActccagctctctctctctctttctctctctctctgtataaGGAGTGGAAACTGGACCATCATAGGTTACTCACtaacaggggtggactgggacaaaaattcagccctggcaataaatgtattttttttcttttgtcaatttttgcacttttaaacacttttataaaatttttgtcctttctttaattgttttgggccacttttcatccaaatatgctcacttttgcccaataaataccacttctttccatttttcactatattttgttctatatttttgccctttttcactattgtttgccacattttgcccatttaagttACCAATaacacctggttcctctttatttgcttatttttggcagctcttgactgcttttggtccattttgattttagtcacttttctctcttttcttgccac is a genomic window containing:
- the ruvbl1 gene encoding ruvB-like 1: MKIEEVKSTTKTQRIASHSHVKGLGLDEAGYAKQSACGLVGQEAAREACGIIVELIRSKKMAGRAILLAGPPGTGKTALALAVAQELGNKVPFCPMVGSEVYSAEIKKTEVLMENFRRAIGLRIKETKEVYEGEVTELTPCETENPMGGYGKTISHVVIGLKTGKGTKQLKLDPSIYESLQKERVEVGDVIYIEANSGAVKRQGRCDTFATEFDLEAEEYVPLPKGDVHKKKEIVQDVTLHDLDIANARPQGGQDILSMMGQLMKPKKTEITDKLRAEINKVVNRYIDQGVAELVPGVLFVDEVHMLDIECFTYLHRALESSIAPIVVFASNRGNCLIRGTEDISSPHGIPRDLLDRVMIIRTMMYTPQEMKQIIKLRAQTEGISISEEALSHLAEIGTKTTLRYAVQLLTPGSLLGRVQGKEAVEREQVEEINELFYDAKSSAKILQDQHHKYMK